The region ACTTCATCAATTTGGTGATAATCTGGAAATTTATCATAAACGAATTTCAAAGACTCAAAAGCAGGAGTTATTTTTTTTTCAGATTCCAATTCATCTGCATACAAATGATACAACATGGCCTCTGCATCCTTTGTCCACTTCGAAGAAGGATGGGAATGTATCTCCGAAGCAAAATCAAACTTTTTCCCAGTTTGTTTGGCTTCCTCCCATCGAACTAGCGTTAATGCAAATAAATTCCTCTCTACCCCGGCCTTATGACGGTAAGTTTCCAAAAACAACTTTGCCTCTTCACGTTTTCCCACTCTGATGAGAGATAAATATTTTAGTACGGCAACCCTTGCTGAATAAACGGGAAACAACGGATCATCTGAATAAAATAACTCTACCGAATCTAATGCCAAAAAGTATGATTCTAAACTTTGACCGCTCGAAAAAGTTTTAGCATATTGATATTGTTCCCGAATGTTTGTTTGTTTGGGGATTGCGCCGTTTTCAGGGATAAAATATATATTAATAGCGTTAAAATAAGAAGCTGAAAAGAGGATAGAACCTCCGTTAAAATGTGAATAACGGACATCGAAGTTGGAAGTTTCTCCAGAGGATAAAATTCGTTCTTCACCTGTTGTTAAGTTCATCATCACAAGGATACTATGATCTCTCTCATCTAACTTTCCGTTTTTGTTAGTATCCTTCCGAATCGAGGCATAATATAAATTTTTTGATTTTGAATCAACGGTGGGAGAAAAATCCAAATAATCATTTTTTGTAATCCTTTGGATCTCAGAAGTTTTTAAGTTAATATGATAAACTTCACCTTTTGGATCTTCAAAATAAGAAATAAAATAAACAAAGTTTCCATCTGAAGAAACAAAAGGCGAAGTAGCACCTTTTGAAGTGATTGCGGTAATTTGGCTGGGATTCTCCAATTTCATTTCACATAGATTTGGTAAACCAGGTGTGAATCGATCTGATATAAAATAGATTGTGGTGCCATCGGGAGACCATACTGGATCCGTATCAATGATCCCTTTTGTGTATTCTCCTTTTTTGTCTGGTTTGTTCGTTAAGTTAATGAAACTATCATCAATAAAACGATTCCCTTTCAATAATTCGCGAGTCCACTCCTCCGTATCCATTGGCAAAAGGATCAGATCTCCTTCAGAATCAAACTCTTCCGAAACAAAAACCAAATACTTACCGTTAGGTGAAATGGAAGGCTTAGTTTCAGAAAACGGGTGATTGGTTACGGGAACAACAACTGAACTTTGTAAATCACGGAACCAAATATCAAAATTTCCTTTTTGGTCGGTTGCGTAAAATAAATACCTACCATCTTTTGTTGTGGAACTGTATAAATTATTCCCTCGTTGGACCGTCAAAGGGAATGGTTTTGATTGTGTAGGAGAAAAATAATTTTTAGAAATTGCCGAATAGTCAAAGTCGACATTTGTCATCTTAACATTTTTTTGAAATAAAACACAATTAGAGAAAAAAAAGGGAACAAACAGAACCAAAAAAAATGAAAACCGTATCATGGGTTTCATTGGAATTTCTCCCATCTGCCAGCATTTGTTTCAAAATATTCTCCAGCAGAAACGGATTTATAGTATTCTTCAACTAAGGATTGTTTGTATTTTACAAGTTCCTCTTCTTTTTTACCTTTTTTCTTCTGGTTGGAAACTTCCTTTTCCCAAATGATTTTTCTGGATTCATTTAGAAAAACAACGACATCCTCTACACGTTTCCGTTTTGCAGGAAGTTCATATTGATTATAAGTGGGTAATCCTGATGCAAGTGGATTTAATTTAACTAATCCAATAGGCGTTTCTCCTACCATTCCGTGCATTTTGTACTTTTTTAACTCAGGCATCAGATAATTCAATCGAACCCTATGAGCTTTGATTTCGGGATCAGAATCTTCTGAACTTAACCTTTCACGATTGGATTTACCATTGGAAGAAGATTGGATCGAGGCAATCATCCATCCTTCTTTTTCAAGTTCCCGATCTTCTCCGACCATCTGTTTTTCTGCAGCAGTTTGTGCATTGGTGATGGTAATCGGGGGAACTTTTAAGTTTAAGAAGGATTTACATCCTAGTAACAAAAATACAAGAATCAATCGTTTCATAAATACCTCACTCTTGGTATGTTTGGATTTCGCTCTGTGCTCGTTTCAAAAAATTTGCAAGTGGCATTCTTTGTTGAGAAATTTTACCATCTTCAAGATTGATTAACAGAGATAACAAAGAGCGGTTAAAATACACATCTGCATAAACAAGTCCCTTAGAAAGGGATACATCGATTTTATTAATCGAATAACTATCTGTAATACGATCGATGAGAAAGTTTTGTGGAGAAATAACGTTTAACGCACTTTTCCCAAAATCGCGGCCGATCTGAAAGATAGAAAAGAACAAATCCAAATTGGCAACAGGTTCACTTAAATCTCTAACAGAAATATTAAGATCTGCTTTCAATTTTCCATCGTCAATTTTGTCCCGAACCTTTGGAGCCATAAGTTGTTTCAAATCAATATCTCGGATGAGAAAATTACCGCGAAACTCCATTGATTTTGGATCTAAATTTCCCAAATTAAAAACTAAGTTTTTTCCTAAAACCAACCCATCCAATGAATAAGAACGTAAGGATTCAATATTAGCATAATTCTCTTTATACTCGATAAATGCAGTTAGGCCTGGTGTATCTTTTTGTTTTTTAACATATTCAAAAGGTAAATTAGGGATACTTGGATGAGTTCCGAGCACCTGCCCAATTGTTAGGTTAGGAGGATGATTACGTCCGTAATTTTTTATGAATATAGACTTATCACCGACAATCAAACTATCTTCATGACTGCGGGCTAAATTGTGTTGGATCGGAATTTTTGCTATTACCTCTTCTAAAAGGTAAGCTTGGCACTGTTCCCCAGGACATTTTTGATTGTTATACGATATCAAAGGAACCTTGGAATGAAACTCACCACCAATGTCATAGTCCCGAATCTTTAAGTTTAGACCCAGGTCACCTTGAAAACTGAGACCTTTTGCTAAGTATTGTTTGGTGGCCGAAGTGAGACCAAATTCTAAATCTAAGTTACCAAAATAAGGGCCGAGTGGTGGTTTTGGTTTTCCCGTTTTTGCCAACTTACCATTGGTCGACAAATGGAATATCCCCCCGAAAGCATTCATCTTCAAAGTTCGAATTATGATTTCATCTGTATTGGCACCAGATAAAGATAAATCGGCTGATAATTTTAGGTCTTTGATTTCCAATCCTGGAAGTTCTGCACCCAAGTCTGCTTTGAATTGTTTGGAACTACCAGATGTTAGATACTTAGCATTCAATTTCAACTTGGGTTGATTGCCTAAAAGATTCTGGATGGGTGAAATCTTTTCTTTTAGAACCAAGGGTAATACAAGGAGAAGGTTTGGAGTGTAAACATTCAAACCTAATGGTTGCAAGTTGGCAGATAGATTGGCACCTGGTCGTAAATCACCCTTTAAGTCCAACTCCAATGCTTTATTCCCTGTCATAGTTTTTTGATCTAACTTCAAATTAGAAATTTTGATTTCGGAAAGACCAAAGGGACGATCAAAGAATAAAACAGAATCTAAAGAAAGCCCAAGTAGTGAGGATGGAGACCTAGACCTATCCAATTGATAACGGAATCCATCAATTTTCGCATTAGAGTGAATACTTAAAGATGCAAAAGTTTCCCCTATAACTTCCAGATTCATCTGCAACTTTCCACCAAGTCCAGAAACATAGTCACCTAACTGGAACTTGTCTACGTTTACATGAAAGTCCAATCCCTTGGTTTCTAAATATTCCCCTTGAAAGGCCAAAGAAGCACCATTATATTCCAAATGTGATGGTGTAACCTTTAAAGATTTAAGATAAGGAATTGGTTTTTCTGCTGTTAGTATTTTTGTATCACTGAGACTTATTTCAGAAGAAAGATCAATGAGTGCCGAAGGAATGGAATGTGCTTTTGATTTTCCCATCTTCAAATACAACTGCGAAGCTTTTACTTTTAATTTGGCCTCTGCATTTTCAAAGTTCCCATGAATGCCAGTTCCTTCTAATGATAAGTCTCCAGACAACTTCATTTCAGGAACAATCCCTTGGAGTTGGTCTAGTGATCTTTGGAGTGAAGTCAGCTGCATCTCTGACTTTTCAACCACGATGTTTACTTTAGGTTTCTCACTAGAAAGTTCAAGAATGGAACCAGTCAAATTCAACCAAGACTGCCCGAGGACTCTTAAATCAAATTGGTTGATGCCAATTTTGTCCAACTTGTTGTCATAGTGGATGTCAGATAACAGGCGTAAGCCCAATTGAACTGGCTTCCCTTTTACCTCCAAAAGGATATCATCTTTACCTATGTCAGTGGTAAAAAGAAACATCTCGGGAGATACGGTTCTATCCCATTCAAATCGTAACGACATAGGAATGGTTTGTTGCAAACGTAAGTCTTTGGAATCTAAATCCAAAGGGATGGGACGAGCTGAATTGAGTGAAAGTAGGACATGATCTATTTGGTTTACCGCTGATAAATCCAGAGGGATGGATGTAAACCGGTTGGTTTCCAATTCCGTTTCCAAAGATAAGTCTTGGATGGAAAAAGAATGAAGTGACCCAGTGTCTCTTTTTAATTGGAAATCTACAGAATTGAAATGTATGTATGCACTCGCCTGTAACGGCAGATATGTGTTGATTTCCGTGAGTGGTGGTTTTTCTTCCGGGATAGGTTCTGGTTCTTTGGGTTGCGAGGAAGGTTTGGTCAGGGCAACAAAGTTCCACTTCCCTAAACTTTCTTCAATTTGGATTTTTGCACCCGTAAGTCCAATCTCTGAAATTTTGATTTTTCCTAAAAGGAGAAGAGGGAGGTTGTAACGAAGTCGAATCTGCTCTGCTTCTGCGAGCGGGGTTTTGTCAAAAGGAGCCCCTGGGTAAATTCGAAAGTCATTGATTTCGATCCCAAAAAAAAGAGAAAAAGTTCCAAAACTCCCCTCCATCCTTCCCGCCGTAAAATGAGAAACTAATTTAGGAACAATTAAGTCAGCGGTGAAGGCATTAAAAACAGATTTATAGAGGAGAAAAAGGACAAGAAGTCCACGAAAGGTTTTTGTTTTGGCGATCCCTAAACTTACCTTCAGGATTGGATTCATTTTTAGAATCGCCTCGTGCGATTAATATTCGAAGGAGTCTTCAGCCTCTTCCAGAGTTTTATAAA is a window of Leptospira kanakyensis DNA encoding:
- a CDS encoding DUF1318 domain-containing protein, which encodes MKRLILVFLLLGCKSFLNLKVPPITITNAQTAAEKQMVGEDRELEKEGWMIASIQSSSNGKSNRERLSSEDSDPEIKAHRVRLNYLMPELKKYKMHGMVGETPIGLVKLNPLASGLPTYNQYELPAKRKRVEDVVVFLNESRKIIWEKEVSNQKKKGKKEEELVKYKQSLVEEYYKSVSAGEYFETNAGRWEKFQ
- a CDS encoding LIC_11026 family protein; the protein is MNPILKVSLGIAKTKTFRGLLVLFLLYKSVFNAFTADLIVPKLVSHFTAGRMEGSFGTFSLFFGIEINDFRIYPGAPFDKTPLAEAEQIRLRYNLPLLLLGKIKISEIGLTGAKIQIEESLGKWNFVALTKPSSQPKEPEPIPEEKPPLTEINTYLPLQASAYIHFNSVDFQLKRDTGSLHSFSIQDLSLETELETNRFTSIPLDLSAVNQIDHVLLSLNSARPIPLDLDSKDLRLQQTIPMSLRFEWDRTVSPEMFLFTTDIGKDDILLEVKGKPVQLGLRLLSDIHYDNKLDKIGINQFDLRVLGQSWLNLTGSILELSSEKPKVNIVVEKSEMQLTSLQRSLDQLQGIVPEMKLSGDLSLEGTGIHGNFENAEAKLKVKASQLYLKMGKSKAHSIPSALIDLSSEISLSDTKILTAEKPIPYLKSLKVTPSHLEYNGASLAFQGEYLETKGLDFHVNVDKFQLGDYVSGLGGKLQMNLEVIGETFASLSIHSNAKIDGFRYQLDRSRSPSSLLGLSLDSVLFFDRPFGLSEIKISNLKLDQKTMTGNKALELDLKGDLRPGANLSANLQPLGLNVYTPNLLLVLPLVLKEKISPIQNLLGNQPKLKLNAKYLTSGSSKQFKADLGAELPGLEIKDLKLSADLSLSGANTDEIIIRTLKMNAFGGIFHLSTNGKLAKTGKPKPPLGPYFGNLDLEFGLTSATKQYLAKGLSFQGDLGLNLKIRDYDIGGEFHSKVPLISYNNQKCPGEQCQAYLLEEVIAKIPIQHNLARSHEDSLIVGDKSIFIKNYGRNHPPNLTIGQVLGTHPSIPNLPFEYVKKQKDTPGLTAFIEYKENYANIESLRSYSLDGLVLGKNLVFNLGNLDPKSMEFRGNFLIRDIDLKQLMAPKVRDKIDDGKLKADLNISVRDLSEPVANLDLFFSIFQIGRDFGKSALNVISPQNFLIDRITDSYSINKIDVSLSKGLVYADVYFNRSLLSLLINLEDGKISQQRMPLANFLKRAQSEIQTYQE